One stretch of Rosistilla oblonga DNA includes these proteins:
- a CDS encoding biotin/lipoyl-binding protein, whose protein sequence is MTNHGEAPAKTPLPESLRLRDDLVLHPRSDDAGGCVLEDPHNHRFYRLGPDEQAFLAAVTGGATPEAVWNARKHDTADRPASDWSRESAAAFCQWLIKNELTGTAAATGGAAVAPTPLPGRCLALLGRCYFWKASLLDPDRILTAWVPRCRWLFSWQTQLSGLAVLVFGLLLMTGQWSDFFASYENLLTPWRGLWLAIAWVGLKIVHESAHAGTCKSYGGTVRDAGLAIILLMPIAYVDVSSAWRFRSRWQRLHVTLAGVAVELAVAGLALLAWNLTESLPLQQAAADLFLLASISSILFNLNPLLKFDGYFALADITGIDNLYGYGQSYARFWGSRYVLGLDPRQPAMPAGDPVWVKVYGLAAAVYRVFTVSGMTLAAAAIFHGAGILIAAAGAISFALLPLWRLSQHLRQLHREGKLFAARLAIRLGGLVSIAMLLLFIVPADLRQTTPAVVQYDPPAIVRAPLDAFVDSVHVRDGDRVVAGQPIATLRNDELQQRLGMLNKELLQLEQELRGARWNGDLSQSADAKSRLIGLRQQRQQKQTEVDSLIVRAPSDGRIVARQLELLQSCYVQQGDELGAVGFEQRKRLKVSLSQREANFSDDGSQMPVTVIVHRQPAWKAHLAHAESRASQVVPDDALIAPYGGSLAVIKSEEDRFELCEPRINAYVSLTETQSLRLRCGQRAFVRLQCQRRSLGRWIWESLAGLSI, encoded by the coding sequence ATGACAAACCACGGCGAAGCGCCAGCGAAGACGCCCCTGCCAGAGAGCCTGCGATTGCGCGACGATCTCGTCCTGCATCCGCGCAGCGACGACGCGGGCGGATGTGTCCTCGAAGATCCTCACAACCATCGCTTCTATCGACTTGGGCCCGACGAACAAGCGTTCCTTGCCGCAGTGACCGGCGGTGCGACTCCCGAAGCTGTCTGGAATGCGAGGAAACACGATACCGCCGATCGCCCGGCCAGCGATTGGTCTCGCGAATCGGCCGCCGCGTTTTGCCAGTGGCTGATCAAAAATGAATTGACCGGAACGGCGGCCGCGACCGGCGGTGCTGCTGTCGCCCCGACACCGCTGCCGGGGCGATGCCTCGCGTTGCTGGGACGCTGCTATTTTTGGAAAGCTTCGCTGTTGGATCCCGATCGGATCCTGACCGCCTGGGTCCCTCGCTGCCGCTGGCTCTTTTCATGGCAGACGCAGTTGTCCGGTTTAGCGGTTCTGGTCTTTGGTCTGCTGTTGATGACCGGGCAATGGAGCGACTTCTTCGCCAGCTACGAGAACTTGTTAACGCCCTGGCGCGGACTGTGGCTAGCGATCGCTTGGGTCGGTCTAAAAATCGTCCACGAATCGGCGCACGCTGGGACCTGCAAGTCGTATGGCGGTACGGTCCGCGATGCCGGACTTGCGATCATCCTGCTGATGCCGATCGCCTACGTCGACGTCTCCTCGGCATGGAGGTTTCGTTCGCGGTGGCAGCGGTTGCATGTAACCCTTGCCGGCGTGGCGGTCGAGTTGGCGGTTGCCGGTCTGGCACTGCTGGCCTGGAATCTGACCGAATCCCTGCCGCTTCAACAAGCCGCCGCCGACCTCTTTCTATTAGCCTCGATCAGTTCGATCCTGTTTAACCTCAACCCGCTGCTGAAGTTCGATGGCTACTTTGCTCTGGCCGACATCACCGGCATCGACAATCTGTACGGATACGGCCAATCGTACGCGCGGTTTTGGGGATCTCGTTACGTGCTGGGGCTCGATCCACGCCAGCCAGCGATGCCCGCGGGGGATCCCGTCTGGGTAAAAGTCTATGGACTTGCCGCAGCCGTCTACCGGGTGTTCACCGTCTCGGGAATGACGTTGGCCGCAGCGGCCATTTTTCATGGCGCGGGAATTTTGATCGCCGCCGCCGGCGCGATCTCTTTTGCACTGTTGCCGCTGTGGCGATTGAGCCAACATCTGCGGCAACTGCACCGAGAAGGCAAATTGTTTGCCGCGCGGTTGGCGATTCGGCTGGGCGGACTGGTGTCGATCGCGATGCTGTTGCTGTTTATTGTTCCTGCCGATTTGCGCCAGACCACTCCGGCGGTTGTCCAATACGATCCTCCCGCGATCGTCCGCGCTCCGCTGGATGCATTTGTCGACAGCGTTCATGTTCGCGATGGCGACCGCGTCGTCGCCGGCCAACCGATCGCAACGCTCCGCAACGACGAACTGCAACAGCGGTTGGGAATGCTGAATAAAGAACTGTTGCAACTGGAACAGGAACTCCGCGGAGCGCGTTGGAACGGTGACCTATCGCAGTCAGCCGATGCCAAATCCCGGCTGATCGGATTGCGTCAGCAGAGGCAACAGAAACAGACCGAGGTCGACAGCCTGATCGTCCGCGCACCGAGCGACGGTCGGATCGTGGCTCGCCAACTGGAGCTCTTGCAGAGCTGTTACGTTCAGCAAGGCGATGAATTGGGAGCTGTCGGATTCGAGCAGCGGAAGCGATTGAAGGTTTCGCTGAGTCAACGCGAAGCCAACTTCAGCGACGACGGCAGCCAGATGCCGGTAACCGTGATCGTCCATCGGCAGCCTGCCTGGAAAGCCCATCTCGCTCACGCCGAATCGCGGGCGTCGCAGGTTGTTCCCGACGACGCGTTGATCGCTCCCTACGGCGGCAGCCTGGCGGTGATCAAATCCGAAGAGGATCGTTTTGAGTTGTGCGAACCGCGGATCAACGCCTACGTCTCGCTGACCGAAACGCAAAGCCTGCGGCTGCGCTGCGGGCAGCGAGCCTTTGTGCGGCTGCAATGCCAACGTCGCTCTTTGGGACGCTGGATCTGGGAATCGCTAGCCGGCTTGTCGATTTAG
- a CDS encoding calcium/sodium antiporter yields the protein MLEAFLEHFFAFDLLTWLHTAPWILIALGLVVGVLMLGKSADVLVDEATELSLKLGMPRVIVGATIVSLGTTTPEAVVSVMAAIGGTPGLALGNAVGSIICDTGLILGVACLIAPIPLDRWLVNRQGMVQFGAGLLLIGMCVPWTRLGTMMTEGGVLPQWGGFMFLGLLAVYVLWSIHVAKSKGVSDEPSDESGEPEAVRSTVGMVFMLLVATFFVVVSSEILISAAIETAARLNVPEGVIAATLVAFGTSLPELTIAVTASLKGRGELAIGNVIGADILNVLFVAGAAAAVTPVGLNAAPEFFRVQFPAMLAVLITFRVAIMCAKGDQLPRWAGGLLVGFYFAYLGFSFVMR from the coding sequence GTGCTCGAAGCCTTCTTAGAACATTTTTTTGCGTTCGATCTACTCACCTGGTTGCACACCGCCCCGTGGATCTTAATCGCGTTGGGATTGGTCGTCGGCGTGTTGATGCTGGGCAAATCGGCAGACGTGTTGGTCGATGAAGCGACCGAGTTGTCGTTGAAGTTGGGGATGCCACGGGTGATCGTGGGAGCGACGATCGTCAGTCTTGGCACCACCACTCCCGAAGCTGTCGTCAGCGTAATGGCGGCGATCGGCGGAACGCCAGGCTTGGCTTTGGGGAACGCTGTCGGATCGATCATCTGCGACACCGGTCTGATCCTGGGCGTCGCGTGCCTGATCGCGCCGATTCCTTTGGACCGTTGGTTGGTCAATCGCCAGGGTATGGTTCAATTTGGTGCCGGATTGTTGTTGATCGGGATGTGTGTGCCATGGACCCGATTGGGGACCATGATGACCGAGGGAGGCGTGTTGCCGCAGTGGGGCGGTTTCATGTTCCTGGGACTGCTGGCGGTCTACGTCTTGTGGTCGATCCACGTTGCCAAATCGAAAGGTGTCAGCGACGAACCATCCGATGAGAGCGGAGAACCGGAGGCGGTTCGATCGACGGTGGGGATGGTCTTCATGCTGCTGGTCGCCACGTTTTTTGTCGTCGTGTCGTCGGAGATTTTGATCTCCGCAGCGATCGAGACGGCCGCGCGTTTAAATGTTCCCGAAGGAGTGATCGCGGCGACGTTGGTCGCGTTTGGCACCTCGCTGCCCGAGTTGACGATCGCAGTCACCGCCAGCTTAAAAGGTCGCGGCGAATTGGCGATCGGCAACGTGATCGGTGCCGACATCTTGAACGTGTTGTTTGTCGCTGGAGCCGCCGCGGCGGTCACGCCCGTTGGTCTCAACGCGGCGCCGGAGTTTTTCCGAGTCCAGTTCCCCGCGATGTTAGCGGTCTTGATCACCTTCCGCGTGGCGATCATGTGTGCCAAGGGAGACCAATTGCCCCGCTGGGCCGGCGGTCTGTTAGTCGGCTTCTATTTCGCCTACCTCGGCTTCAGTTTCGTGATGCGGTAG